In a genomic window of Bordetella petrii:
- a CDS encoding ABC transporter permease: MSSSTRVTGLRKHLAGVLGVAFIFLLWQAAAWALPDFLMPGVPTVVGRLVRDLGEASFHQSLVGTLGRLGAGYGLALLAGIGFGLVAAVLYFFREVLRSAIVILQSIPSIAWVPLFLIVMGFGNTPIIVVVALAAFFPAALSVMNATESVQRVHVSAARVMGATPWGLIKRVYLPAVMPELITGAQLAFGNAWRALISAEMLIGFGKGLGRSLAYSGEIADMTGVMANILVIAILAALIDQFVLENLKHRLLRYQYV, from the coding sequence TTGAGCTCCTCTACCCGTGTAACCGGCCTGCGCAAGCACCTCGCCGGGGTGCTTGGCGTGGCCTTCATCTTTTTGCTGTGGCAGGCGGCCGCCTGGGCGCTGCCCGATTTTCTGATGCCGGGCGTGCCCACCGTGGTGGGCCGGCTGGTGCGGGACCTGGGCGAAGCGTCGTTCCACCAGAGCCTGGTGGGCACGCTGGGGCGCCTGGGCGCCGGCTATGGCCTGGCGCTGCTGGCGGGCATCGGCTTCGGCCTGGTGGCGGCCGTGCTGTACTTCTTTCGTGAAGTGCTGCGCAGCGCCATCGTCATCCTGCAGTCGATCCCGTCCATTGCCTGGGTGCCGCTGTTTCTCATCGTGATGGGTTTCGGCAATACGCCCATCATCGTGGTGGTGGCGCTGGCGGCGTTCTTCCCCGCCGCGCTCAGCGTCATGAACGCCACCGAGTCGGTGCAGCGCGTGCACGTGTCGGCGGCCCGCGTCATGGGCGCCACGCCGTGGGGCCTGATCAAGCGCGTGTACCTGCCGGCAGTCATGCCCGAGCTCATCACCGGCGCGCAGCTGGCGTTCGGCAACGCATGGCGCGCGCTGATCTCGGCCGAGATGCTCATCGGTTTCGGCAAGGGGCTGGGCCGTTCGCTGGCCTACTCGGGCGAAATCGCCGACATGACGGGGGTAATGGCCAATATCCTGGTCATCGCCATCCTGGCGGCGCTGATCGACCAGTTCGTGCTGGAAAACCTCAAGCACCGTCTGTTGCGGTATCAGTACGTCTAA
- a CDS encoding ABC transporter ATP-binding protein has product MNLTFDHVHKNFGALQVVDGFSCEFKTGELVALVGPSGCGKSTLLHMAAGLEKPSQGQVLADGKPVAGPHPSRTLVFQEHALYPWLTLRDNVALALEFQNVAKAEAREKAVAWLARVGLAGFENYYPQQVSGGMRQRAALARAFIAQPKTMLMDEPFGALDALTRLSLQDVLRQLIQQEKPSVLLVTHDVDEALFLADRIVVFSPRPARVLREFNLKHRRKTHDLSDLAGEKREILSLLGIQVAEGDVALAA; this is encoded by the coding sequence ATGAACCTTACTTTCGACCACGTCCACAAGAACTTCGGCGCACTGCAAGTCGTGGACGGGTTCTCCTGCGAATTCAAGACCGGAGAGCTGGTCGCCCTGGTGGGGCCGTCGGGTTGCGGCAAGTCGACCCTGCTGCATATGGCCGCCGGCCTGGAAAAACCCAGCCAGGGCCAGGTGCTGGCCGACGGCAAGCCGGTGGCCGGGCCGCATCCCAGCCGCACGCTGGTGTTCCAGGAACACGCGCTGTACCCCTGGCTGACGCTACGCGACAACGTGGCGCTGGCGCTCGAATTCCAGAACGTGGCCAAGGCCGAGGCGCGCGAGAAGGCAGTGGCCTGGTTGGCCCGGGTCGGCCTGGCGGGCTTCGAAAATTACTACCCTCAACAAGTCTCGGGCGGCATGCGCCAGCGCGCCGCGCTGGCGCGCGCCTTCATCGCCCAACCCAAGACCATGCTCATGGACGAGCCGTTTGGCGCGCTCGATGCGCTCACGCGCCTCAGCCTGCAAGACGTGCTGCGCCAGTTGATCCAGCAGGAAAAACCTTCGGTGCTGCTGGTGACCCACGACGTCGACGAGGCCCTGTTCCTGGCCGACCGCATCGTGGTGTTCAGCCCGCGTCCGGCGCGGGTGCTGCGCGAGTTCAACCTCAAGCATCGCCGCAAGACGCACGACCTGTCCGATCTGGCCGGCGAAAAGCGCGAAATCCTGAGTTTGCTGGGCATCCAGGTCGCCGAAGGCGACGTGGCGTTGGCGGCCTGA
- a CDS encoding TRAP transporter small permease subunit codes for MLKLIRMVDRLSTFVGQAFAWLIVVLTVHICWEVMARYLFNTPSAWAFDLQLMYYGVLFMMAGAYTLAKNGHVRGDILYGFLPARVQAGLDIILYIAFFIPGVVAMVWAGWYYAGESIAIREHSSLMANGPPIYPFKAFIPIAGAFLLLQGLAEIARCVLCLRHGAWPSRAEDVEEVDVDKLKEMVHVKDEDIARLDRYVIDEEKAR; via the coding sequence ATGCTCAAGCTGATACGCATGGTGGACCGCCTGTCCACCTTCGTGGGCCAGGCCTTCGCCTGGCTTATCGTGGTACTCACCGTACACATATGCTGGGAGGTAATGGCCCGGTATTTGTTCAACACCCCCAGCGCCTGGGCCTTCGACCTGCAACTGATGTACTACGGCGTGCTGTTCATGATGGCCGGCGCCTACACGCTGGCCAAGAACGGCCACGTGCGCGGCGACATCCTGTACGGTTTCCTGCCGGCGCGCGTGCAGGCCGGGCTGGACATCATTCTGTACATCGCGTTCTTCATTCCCGGCGTGGTGGCCATGGTGTGGGCCGGCTGGTATTACGCGGGCGAATCCATCGCGATTCGCGAGCATTCCTCGCTGATGGCGAACGGGCCGCCCATCTATCCCTTCAAGGCTTTCATTCCGATCGCTGGCGCGTTCCTGCTGCTGCAGGGTCTGGCCGAGATCGCGCGCTGCGTCCTGTGCCTGCGCCACGGCGCCTGGCCATCGCGCGCCGAAGACGTGGAAGAAGTGGACGTCGACAAACTCAAGGAAATGGTGCACGTCAAAGACGAAGACATCGCGCGGCTCGACCGCTACGTTATCGACGAGGAGAAGGCGCGATGA
- a CDS encoding ABC-F family ATPase — protein MISTANLTIQFGPKPLFENVSVKFGEGNRYGLIGANGSGKSTFMKIIGGDLESSAGNVSLEPGVRLGKLRQDQFAFEDQRVLDVVMMGHTEMWAAMTERDAIYANPEATEDDYMRAAELEAKFAEYDGYTAEARAGELLLGLEFGVDQHQLPMREIAPGWKLRVLLAQALFSNPDVLLLDEPTNNLDINTIRWLETVLNGYQSTMIIISHDRHFLNQVCTHMADLDYGEIRIYPGNYDDYMLASTQARERLVANNAKAKERVAELQDFVRRFSANKSKSRQATSRLKQIDRIKAEQVEVKPSSRQNPYIRFEQNKVMHRLAATIENLSKSYDAPVIRDFSAMIDAGEKIAIIGANGVGKTTLLRMLAGDLAPDSGTIKWSDNADLGYMAQDVSDQFQQTDINLFDWMGEYRQPGDDDQSIRSVLGRLLFSADDLPKAPKVLSGGEKNRMTFGRLMLGRHNVMLLDEPTNHLDMESIESLQFALEKYQGTLIFVSHDREFVSGLATRVIEILPSGEIVDYRGGYEDYLASRGIEG, from the coding sequence GTGATTTCTACCGCCAATCTCACTATCCAGTTCGGCCCCAAGCCCCTTTTCGAGAACGTCAGCGTCAAGTTCGGGGAAGGCAACCGATATGGTCTGATCGGGGCCAACGGCTCGGGCAAGTCGACCTTCATGAAAATCATCGGCGGCGACCTCGAATCGTCCGCCGGCAACGTCTCGCTGGAACCCGGCGTGCGGCTGGGCAAGCTGCGCCAGGACCAGTTCGCCTTCGAAGACCAGCGCGTGCTCGACGTCGTGATGATGGGCCACACTGAAATGTGGGCCGCCATGACCGAGCGCGACGCCATCTACGCCAACCCCGAGGCTACCGAAGACGACTACATGCGCGCGGCCGAACTCGAGGCCAAGTTCGCCGAGTACGACGGCTATACCGCCGAAGCCCGCGCCGGCGAACTGCTGCTGGGCCTGGAATTCGGCGTTGACCAGCACCAGTTGCCCATGCGCGAAATCGCGCCGGGCTGGAAGCTGCGGGTGCTGCTGGCGCAGGCGCTGTTCTCGAACCCCGACGTGCTGCTGCTCGACGAGCCCACCAACAACCTCGATATCAACACGATCCGCTGGCTCGAAACGGTGCTTAACGGCTACCAGAGCACCATGATCATCATCAGCCACGACCGCCACTTCCTGAACCAGGTGTGCACCCACATGGCCGACCTGGATTATGGCGAAATCCGCATCTATCCCGGCAACTACGACGACTACATGCTGGCCTCCACCCAGGCCCGCGAGCGCCTGGTGGCCAACAACGCCAAGGCCAAGGAGCGGGTGGCCGAACTGCAGGACTTCGTGCGCCGCTTCTCGGCCAACAAGTCCAAGTCGCGCCAGGCTACTTCGCGCCTGAAGCAGATCGACCGCATCAAGGCCGAGCAGGTCGAGGTCAAGCCCTCGTCGCGCCAGAACCCGTACATCCGTTTCGAGCAGAACAAGGTCATGCACCGCCTGGCCGCCACCATCGAGAACCTGTCCAAGTCGTACGACGCGCCGGTCATCCGCGATTTTTCGGCCATGATCGACGCCGGCGAGAAAATCGCCATCATCGGCGCCAACGGCGTGGGCAAGACCACGTTGCTGCGCATGCTGGCGGGCGACCTGGCGCCTGATTCGGGCACTATCAAGTGGTCCGATAACGCCGACCTCGGCTACATGGCGCAAGACGTCTCCGACCAGTTCCAGCAAACCGACATCAATTTGTTCGACTGGATGGGCGAATACCGGCAGCCGGGCGATGACGATCAATCTATCCGCTCGGTGCTGGGCCGCCTGCTGTTTTCGGCCGACGACCTGCCCAAGGCGCCCAAGGTGCTGTCGGGCGGCGAGAAAAACCGCATGACCTTCGGCCGCTTGATGTTGGGCCGCCACAACGTCATGCTGCTCGACGAACCCACCAACCACCTCGACATGGAATCCATCGAGTCGCTGCAGTTTGCGCTCGAGAAGTACCAGGGCACGCTCATCTTCGTGTCGCACGACCGCGAATTCGTGTCCGGTCTGGCCACCCGCGTCATCGAAATCCTGCCCAGCGGCGAAATCGTCGATTACCGCGGCGGCTACGAAGACTACCTGGCCTCGCGCGGCATCGAGGGGTAA
- a CDS encoding ABC transporter substrate-binding protein, which translates to MKLKQWLALPLAAALVAAAPAMAAEKFRVGYLRVMDDAQAIVAQEGEFYKKEGLDTELIEFKSGTDLIKAIVGGQADIGVLGFTNAVAWASKGADLKVVGGAQQGYHSLVVRDDAGIENIADLKGKTLASQKEGSTADVVLKGVVLKEGKLQPSDVNIMGVSPAVAVQSLVGKRVDAAFLFEPYDRIAQLVAPVKQIYEVGQAWPFPCMVVITSGEVLDKRKDDVWKALDAQKAAIDLLQQKPEQAAKLIASYFIAEPTLKTLERGELPRETVITEAIKTQVFTAKLTDKDTARMQEIAGILQDQGSLKTRDGKPYDVSSIVDLSWQEARKL; encoded by the coding sequence ATGAAATTGAAGCAATGGCTGGCCCTGCCGCTGGCCGCGGCGCTGGTGGCGGCCGCCCCGGCCATGGCCGCCGAGAAATTCCGCGTCGGCTATCTGCGCGTCATGGACGACGCCCAGGCCATCGTGGCGCAAGAAGGCGAGTTCTACAAGAAAGAGGGGCTGGACACCGAGCTCATCGAATTCAAGTCGGGTACCGATCTCATCAAGGCCATCGTGGGCGGCCAGGCCGACATCGGCGTGCTGGGCTTCACCAACGCGGTGGCCTGGGCCTCGAAGGGCGCCGACCTGAAGGTGGTGGGCGGCGCGCAGCAAGGCTATCACTCGCTGGTGGTGCGTGACGATGCCGGTATCGAGAACATCGCCGACCTCAAGGGCAAGACCCTGGCCTCGCAGAAAGAAGGCAGCACGGCCGACGTGGTGCTCAAGGGCGTGGTGCTGAAAGAAGGCAAGCTGCAGCCGTCCGATGTCAACATCATGGGCGTCAGCCCCGCGGTGGCGGTGCAATCGCTGGTGGGCAAGCGCGTCGACGCCGCTTTCCTGTTCGAGCCCTACGACCGCATTGCCCAGCTGGTGGCCCCGGTCAAGCAGATCTACGAAGTGGGCCAGGCCTGGCCGTTCCCGTGCATGGTCGTCATCACCTCGGGCGAGGTGCTCGACAAGCGCAAAGACGACGTCTGGAAGGCGCTCGACGCGCAGAAGGCCGCCATCGACCTGCTGCAGCAGAAGCCCGAGCAGGCTGCCAAGCTGATCGCGTCGTACTTCATCGCCGAACCCACGCTCAAGACGCTCGAACGTGGCGAACTGCCCCGCGAAACCGTGATCACCGAAGCGATCAAGACCCAGGTCTTCACCGCCAAGCTCACCGACAAGGACACCGCGCGCATGCAGGAAATCGCCGGCATCCTGCAAGACCAGGGCTCGCTCAAGACGCGTGACGGCAAGCCGTACGACGTGTCCAGCATCGTCGACCTGTCCTGGCAAGAGGCGCGCAAGCTTTGA
- the trxA gene encoding thioredoxin gives MSSIVELTKDSFQEAITPDNTLIVDFWAPWCGPCRGFAPVFEQAAEQNPDVTFAKVNTDVEQELAGALGIRSIPTLMVFREQVLLFSQPGALSAGQLDELLEKIKAVDMAKVHQEIAAAQDGSEK, from the coding sequence ATGAGCAGCATCGTTGAACTGACCAAAGATTCCTTCCAGGAAGCCATCACGCCCGACAACACCCTGATCGTCGACTTCTGGGCGCCCTGGTGCGGCCCTTGCCGCGGCTTCGCGCCGGTGTTCGAGCAAGCCGCCGAACAGAACCCCGACGTCACCTTCGCCAAGGTGAACACCGACGTCGAGCAAGAACTGGCCGGCGCGCTGGGCATCCGTTCCATTCCCACCCTGATGGTGTTTCGCGAGCAGGTCCTGCTGTTCTCGCAGCCCGGCGCCCTGTCGGCCGGCCAGCTCGACGAGCTGCTTGAGAAGATCAAGGCAGTGGACATGGCCAAGGTGCACCAGGAAATCGCCGCCGCGCAGGACGGCAGCGAGAAGTAA
- a CDS encoding IMPACT family protein, giving the protein MSDTLGAACAYHEDIKKSRFEAHAGPVASVAEAMAFFAAHSDPTATHNCWAYRIGQAYRFNDDGEPGGTAGRPILQAIEGQGLDRVAVLVVRWFGGVKLGAGGLVRAYGGCAAQCLRLGPRVPIIETVAVTCRCDYAELPLLRARIAQAGASVQAESFDGDGVALALAVPREALDGLAGIVADITRGRARWQEQDPPAS; this is encoded by the coding sequence ATGAGCGACACACTCGGCGCTGCCTGCGCCTACCACGAAGACATCAAGAAAAGCCGTTTCGAAGCCCATGCGGGCCCGGTGGCCAGCGTGGCCGAGGCAATGGCATTCTTTGCCGCGCACAGCGACCCGACCGCCACCCACAACTGCTGGGCGTATCGCATCGGGCAGGCGTATCGCTTCAACGACGACGGAGAGCCGGGTGGCACCGCGGGGCGTCCCATCCTGCAAGCCATCGAAGGGCAGGGGCTGGATCGGGTCGCGGTGCTGGTGGTGCGCTGGTTCGGCGGCGTGAAGCTGGGCGCGGGCGGCCTGGTGCGCGCCTACGGCGGTTGCGCGGCGCAATGCCTGCGCCTCGGCCCGCGCGTGCCCATTATCGAAACCGTGGCCGTCACATGCCGCTGCGACTACGCTGAACTGCCGCTGCTCAGGGCGCGCATCGCCCAGGCGGGCGCCTCGGTGCAGGCCGAATCGTTCGACGGCGACGGGGTGGCGCTGGCGTTGGCCGTCCCGCGCGAAGCGCTGGACGGGCTGGCCGGCATCGTGGCCGACATCACGCGCGGGCGCGCCCGCTGGCAGGAGCAAGACCCGCCGGCGTCATAG
- a CDS encoding transporter substrate-binding domain-containing protein gives MKPWLRFLLRCGRPALALAALAGLLGMSAPAAAQSSGQPFTQARERGVLVVGVPYLAPPAAAGAKVRTPERLDTVLAERLGERLGLPVKVVQVEPQQRAAALADGTVDLLLADRIAGQSDAGLDDPNVALVPAGYQARPKAVIRSDTALRRWSQVKGRSVCMSSAAFQAQALAAHWGATVRTFRVPSDALVAVREGACDIGLIDDAAWGPLMQFPEWKKFSATLPADGPVAERVWLARAGDEASVRWLAAAMQQWRQQGAWQAMVRKWARDVAFDVYLDQEVPDCHG, from the coding sequence ATGAAGCCCTGGTTGCGCTTCCTTCTTCGTTGTGGCCGGCCGGCCCTGGCTCTGGCCGCGCTGGCCGGCCTGCTGGGCATGTCCGCGCCGGCGGCGGCCCAATCCTCCGGCCAGCCGTTTACCCAGGCCCGCGAGCGCGGCGTCCTGGTGGTGGGCGTGCCGTACCTGGCCCCGCCCGCCGCGGCGGGCGCCAAGGTGCGCACGCCCGAGCGGCTGGACACGGTGCTGGCCGAACGGCTGGGCGAGCGGCTGGGCCTGCCGGTCAAGGTGGTGCAGGTCGAGCCGCAGCAGCGCGCCGCGGCGCTGGCCGACGGCACGGTCGACCTGCTGCTGGCCGACCGCATCGCCGGTCAATCGGACGCGGGGCTCGATGACCCGAACGTGGCGCTGGTGCCGGCCGGCTACCAGGCCCGCCCCAAGGCGGTCATTCGCAGCGACACGGCGCTGCGCCGCTGGTCGCAGGTCAAGGGCCGTAGTGTTTGCATGTCCAGCGCCGCCTTCCAGGCCCAGGCCCTGGCGGCGCATTGGGGAGCCACGGTTCGCACCTTTCGGGTGCCGTCCGACGCGCTGGTGGCGGTACGCGAGGGCGCCTGCGACATCGGCCTCATCGACGATGCCGCATGGGGCCCGTTGATGCAATTTCCCGAATGGAAGAAATTCTCGGCCACGTTGCCGGCCGACGGCCCGGTGGCCGAACGGGTGTGGCTGGCGCGCGCGGGCGACGAGGCTTCGGTGCGCTGGCTGGCCGCCGCCATGCAACAGTGGCGCCAGCAGGGCGCCTGGCAGGCCATGGTTCGCAAATGGGCGCGCGACGTCGCCTTTGACGTCTACCTGGACCAGGAAGTGCCCGACTGCCACGGCTGA
- a CDS encoding TRAP transporter large permease, giving the protein MKIHKALWFGLSCIAIVLAMIGFLTPWHDITTGHLGLLMLALIVVAIMLGFPTAFTLMGMGVIFTFLAYYLQNPNIQHSVRQTLDLMVQRTYATMTNDALISVPLFVFMGYLVERANLIEKLFRSMHLALARLPGALAVATLATCAIFATATGIVGAVVTLMGLLAMPAMLKAGYSVRLTAGSITAGGCLGILLPPSVMLIVYGATTGVSVVQLYAGAFFPGLMLAGLYVAYVMMVAKLRPDMAPPLTAEERRIPLPADAEALSRQGYTHAMAGMLATLFKGRRNSAVSMRFLSRNMMLALAPLLAFAVLTGSVYYMVTEPPVVYEIPDELRLGGGDDYSSGLAEPPTEDGGLAEPPAAEGGVAEPPGAPAAQADAGVQAPAEPDAESGPARQPAPGGYWIFFGVCLALLAVFYALLTWARLEIFKMLMGSFFPLALMIAAVLGSITFGLATPSEAAAMGAMGGALLALAYRRLNMPILQESVFLTAKTSAMVCWLFVGSSIFSAAFALLGGQRIIEEWVLSLGLTQIQFMLLAQVIIFLLGWPLEWTEIIVIFMPIFVPLLITFDIDPLFFGLLVALNLQTAFLSPPVAMSAFYLKGISPPHVTLNQIFLGMMPFMGIQVVAIFLLYVFPEIGLWLPTVLYR; this is encoded by the coding sequence ATGAAGATCCACAAGGCACTGTGGTTCGGCCTGAGTTGCATCGCCATCGTGCTGGCGATGATCGGCTTCCTGACGCCCTGGCACGACATCACCACCGGCCACCTTGGGCTGCTGATGCTGGCGCTGATCGTGGTGGCGATCATGCTGGGCTTTCCCACCGCGTTCACGCTGATGGGCATGGGCGTGATATTCACCTTCCTGGCCTATTACCTGCAGAACCCGAACATCCAGCATTCGGTGCGGCAGACCCTGGACCTGATGGTGCAGCGCACGTACGCCACCATGACCAATGACGCGCTGATCTCGGTGCCCTTGTTCGTGTTCATGGGCTACCTGGTCGAACGCGCCAACCTGATCGAGAAGCTGTTCCGTTCCATGCACCTGGCCCTGGCCCGGCTGCCCGGCGCGCTGGCGGTGGCTACCCTGGCTACCTGCGCCATCTTCGCCACCGCCACCGGCATTGTCGGCGCGGTGGTGACGCTGATGGGGCTGCTGGCCATGCCGGCCATGCTGAAGGCCGGCTACAGCGTGCGCCTGACGGCGGGCTCTATCACCGCGGGCGGCTGCCTGGGCATCCTGCTGCCTCCTTCGGTGATGCTGATCGTCTACGGCGCCACTACCGGCGTGTCGGTGGTGCAGCTGTATGCGGGCGCGTTCTTTCCCGGCCTGATGCTGGCCGGCCTGTACGTGGCGTACGTGATGATGGTGGCCAAGCTGCGGCCGGACATGGCGCCGCCGCTGACGGCCGAAGAGCGGCGCATTCCCCTGCCCGCCGACGCCGAGGCCCTGTCGCGCCAGGGCTATACGCATGCCATGGCCGGCATGCTGGCCACGCTGTTCAAGGGCCGCCGCAATAGCGCCGTGTCGATGCGCTTCCTGTCGCGCAACATGATGCTGGCGCTGGCTCCGCTGCTGGCCTTCGCCGTGCTGACGGGATCGGTGTACTACATGGTGACCGAACCGCCAGTGGTGTATGAGATTCCCGATGAACTGCGCCTGGGCGGTGGCGACGACTACAGCAGCGGCTTGGCCGAGCCACCCACGGAAGACGGCGGGCTCGCCGAGCCGCCGGCCGCCGAGGGCGGTGTGGCCGAACCGCCCGGCGCGCCGGCCGCGCAAGCGGACGCCGGCGTGCAGGCCCCGGCCGAACCGGACGCCGAGTCCGGGCCGGCCCGCCAGCCCGCGCCAGGAGGCTACTGGATATTCTTCGGCGTGTGCCTGGCGCTGCTGGCGGTGTTCTATGCCCTGCTGACCTGGGCGCGCCTGGAAATCTTCAAGATGCTGATGGGCTCGTTCTTCCCGCTGGCGCTGATGATCGCCGCGGTGCTGGGCTCTATCACCTTCGGCCTGGCCACGCCCAGCGAAGCGGCGGCCATGGGCGCGATGGGCGGCGCGCTGCTGGCGCTGGCGTACCGGCGCCTGAACATGCCCATCCTGCAAGAATCGGTCTTTCTTACGGCCAAGACCAGCGCCATGGTGTGCTGGCTGTTCGTCGGGTCGTCGATTTTCTCGGCCGCGTTCGCGCTGCTGGGCGGGCAGCGCATCATCGAGGAATGGGTGCTGTCGCTGGGGCTGACGCAAATCCAGTTCATGCTGCTGGCGCAGGTCATTATCTTCCTGCTGGGCTGGCCGCTGGAATGGACCGAGATCATCGTGATTTTCATGCCGATTTTCGTGCCGCTGCTGATCACCTTCGATATCGATCCGCTGTTCTTCGGCCTGCTGGTGGCCCTGAACCTGCAGACCGCGTTCCTGTCGCCGCCGGTGGCCATGTCGGCCTTCTATCTGAAGGGCATATCGCCGCCACATGTGACGCTGAACCAGATTTTCCTGGGCATGATGCCGTTCATGGGCATCCAGGTGGTGGCGATTTTCCTGCTGTATGTGTTCCCGGAAATCGGCCTGTGGCTGCCTACCGTGTTGTACCGTTGA
- a CDS encoding TRAP transporter substrate-binding protein, whose protein sequence is MQHPASSRRRFIAGATSVGAAALGFPAISRAQGSPISLRFQSTWPSNDIFHEFAQDYARKVNDMAEGQLKIEVLPAGAVVKAFDLLDAVSAGTLDGGHGVVAYWYGKNTAVALWGSGPSFGMDANMLLAWHEYGGGKELLAEIQQAMGVNVVSMMYGPMPTQPFGWFKKPVTKTDDVKGLKFRTVGLAIDMYSAMGAAVNALPGGEIVPALDRGLLDGAEFNNASSDLALGFQDVSKICMLQSFHQSAEQFEILFNKNRYEALPKHLKHILAYAAQAASADMSWKAADRYSSDYVKLQKEHNVKFYKTPDAILQQQLKIWDDMIEKRSAENPLFKKVLESQRAFAQRAGRWHNDTSVNYRMAFNHYFARKPAA, encoded by the coding sequence ATGCAACACCCCGCCTCTTCCCGCCGCCGTTTTATCGCCGGCGCCACCTCGGTCGGCGCCGCCGCGTTGGGATTTCCCGCCATCAGCCGCGCCCAGGGCTCGCCCATTTCCCTGCGCTTCCAGAGCACCTGGCCTTCCAACGACATTTTTCACGAATTCGCGCAAGATTACGCCCGCAAGGTCAATGACATGGCCGAAGGCCAGCTCAAGATCGAAGTGCTGCCCGCCGGCGCGGTGGTAAAAGCCTTCGACCTGCTGGACGCCGTGTCGGCCGGCACACTGGACGGCGGCCATGGCGTGGTGGCCTACTGGTACGGCAAAAACACCGCCGTAGCCCTTTGGGGATCGGGCCCGTCGTTCGGCATGGACGCCAACATGCTGCTGGCCTGGCACGAATACGGCGGCGGCAAAGAGTTGCTGGCCGAGATCCAGCAAGCCATGGGGGTCAACGTCGTGTCGATGATGTACGGCCCGATGCCCACGCAGCCCTTCGGCTGGTTCAAGAAGCCGGTCACCAAGACGGACGACGTCAAGGGCCTGAAGTTCCGCACCGTGGGCCTGGCCATCGACATGTATTCGGCGATGGGCGCGGCGGTGAACGCCCTGCCTGGCGGCGAGATCGTGCCGGCCCTGGACCGTGGGCTGCTGGACGGCGCCGAATTCAACAATGCCTCGTCCGACCTGGCCCTGGGCTTCCAGGACGTATCCAAGATCTGCATGCTGCAGAGCTTTCACCAGAGCGCCGAGCAGTTCGAGATTCTGTTTAACAAGAACAGATACGAAGCGCTGCCCAAGCATCTTAAGCACATCCTGGCCTACGCGGCCCAGGCCGCCAGCGCCGACATGTCCTGGAAAGCGGCCGACCGCTATTCCTCCGACTACGTCAAGCTGCAGAAAGAGCACAACGTCAAGTTCTACAAGACGCCCGATGCGATTCTGCAGCAACAGCTCAAGATCTGGGACGACATGATCGAGAAGCGCTCGGCCGAGAACCCGCTGTTCAAGAAAGTGCTGGAGTCGCAGCGCGCGTTCGCCCAACGGGCCGGACGCTGGCACAACGATACGTCCGTGAATTACCGGATGGCGTTCAACCACTACTTCGCGCGCAAACCCGCGGCCTGA